The genomic DNA AGCTGCGGCGATAACCGGGGGGGACGTCAAGCTGCGCAACATGAAGCTTGAGCACCTGGATGCACTCGTTTTCAAGCTTCAGGACGCGGGGGTCGAGATCATCAATCGGGATAACGTGGTCCGGGTCAAGGGGCCGCGCCGCCCCAAGGCTGTGAACATCAAGACTAGGCCATACCCAGGCTTTCCCACTGACATGCAGGCACAGTTCATGGCCCTCATGTCCGTTGCGGACGGTGCCAGTGTAATATCGGAGAATATCTTCGAAAACCGGTTCATGCATGTATCCGAGCTGATGCGGTTCGGTGCAGATATAACCGTCGAGGGTAATACCGCCACCGTCAAGGGGGTGAAAAAACTCTCCGGGGCTCCTGTTATGGCAACGGATCTGCGGGCTTCTGCGTCCCTCATCCTTGCCGGGCTCGCCGCCGACAACACCACCGAGGTATCACGAATCTACCACCTGGACCGCGGCTACGAGTCTATCGAAAAGAAGCTGGCGGCACTGGGTGCGGATATACAGAGAGTCCCGGAATAAGTGGATAATCCTTTATGACCGACTACATCACCATCGCTATCCCGAAAGGGCGCATCCTCCACGACTCCGTGGCCCTTTTCAAAAAGATCGGCATCGAGTGCGACGAGCTCCTGGGGGACACTCGCAAGCTCATCTTCGAGAACCCGGCGCAGAAGATGCGCTACATGATCGTGCGCGCCACCGACGTTCCTACCTACGTGGAGTACGGCAGCGCCGATCTTGGGATTGTGGGGAAGGATACTCTCCTTGAACAGGAGAAGGATCTGTACGAGCCCCTCGACCTGAAGTTCGGCTATTGCCGGCTCATGGTGGCCGAGCCAGCCGAACTTTCTCGTACCGATGACCCCGCCAGCTGGTCGAATATACGAATCGCCACAAAATACCCGAACATCACTGAGAAGTACTTCGGCAGCAAGGGGATTCAGGTGGAGATCATCAAGCTGTACGGGTCAATCGAACTGGCGCCTCTTGTCGGGCTGTCGGAGCGTATTGTCGATCTGGTTTCGACCGGTGAGACGTTGCGTCAGAATGGACTGGTGGAGGTGGAGACGATAGCGGAGATAACCACCCGGCTCATTGTCAATCGTGCCAGCCTGAAAACGAAACACCCGCGTATTTCCGAAATCATCGAGGGGCTTGAAAAGCACGTGTAGTCCGTGCGCCCGATCAGCGAGAGCTAGGATATCTTATGAAATTCCTTCAATTTAGCGACAGCGACTTCGATGCCCAATTCGCCGCGATTCTTTCCCGAAGCGAGGAAACGGCAAAGGATGTGGAGCAGGTAGTTCTCGATATCATTGCGGATGTCCGTACCCGTGGGGATGCTGCGCTTCTTGAGTACACCCGGCGTTTCGACCGGCTGGAGGCCGAGTCGGTGACGGCTCTTCAGGTTTCCGACGAAGATATAGACTACGCCTTCGCTCGGGTGGCGGAAGAGGAAATCGCCGCACTCAAGCTCGCCGTTGAGAGGGTTGCGCGCTTTCACGAGAAGCAGAAGCAGGAGACGTGGCTCTCCACGCACGAGAGCGACATATTGCTCGGCCAGATGGTTACGCCGCTCGAGCGGGTCGGCATCTACGTTCCGGGGGGCAAGGCCAGCTATCCTTCCAGTGTGATCATGAATGCGGTCCCCGCAAAGGTGGCCGGAGTCGGAGAAGTCGTGATGGTGGCCCCCACTCCGGGGGGAGAGATAAACCCGCACGTGCTGGTGGCGGCGCGCCTCTCCGGAGTGGACAGGATTTTCCGAATCGGCGGAGCCCAGGCGGTGGCGGCGCTGGCGTACGGTACGGCATGTGTGCCGCGTGTGGACAAGATCACCGGACCCGGAAACATTTACGTCGCGACGGCGAAGAAGCTTGTGTTCGGTCAGGTAGGCATCGACATGATAGCCGGTCCCTCGGAGATTCTGGTCATCAACGACGGTAGCGGAAACCCTGCGCACCTTGCTGCGGACCTACTGTCCCAGGCGGAGCACGACGAGCTTGCTTCCTCCATCCTCATAACGACCGATCGTGCGTTCGGCGAAAAGGTGATTGAGGAAGTGGAGCGTCAGCTGAAGAATCTTTCCCGGCAGCAGATAGCACGTAAATCTTGGGATGCTTTCGGTGTGGTGATAGTGGCGGGCAATCTTGATGAGGCTGTAGCGTTCTCGAACCGTATAGCTCCGGAACACCTGGAGCTGGCAGTAAATGCTCCTTTCGAGCTGCTGCCGAAGATACGGAACGCCGGAGCGGTCTTTCTTGGTCATTTCACCCCTGAGGCCGCGGGGGATTATCTTGCCGGTCCCAACCACACCCTTCCCACCGGCGGTACGGCGCGCTTCTTCTCGCCGCTTTCGGTGGACGATTTCATCAAAAAAACATCCATTGTCTATTTCTCCGAAGCAGGCCTCAACCGGCTCGGCCGCGACATCGTCCGGATCGCCGAACTGGAGGGTCTCGAAGCTCATGGGAAGTCTGTGAGCGTCAGGCTGAAGCCGGAAAGCGAGAAGAAGGGTAAATCATGATTCCGCTGAGGCCGAATATCGCTGCCATGGCAGGCTATGTACCCGGTTTTCAGCCGGAGGACGAGTCGGCGTATATCAAGTTGAACACCAACGAAAACTGCTATCCGCCGTCACCAAAGGTCGTTAAGGCTATTCTGGATGAGCTCGGTACTGACGGCTCTTCATTGCGCAGGTATCCCAGCGCATCCAGCGGGAAGTTGCGGGAAGTGGCAGGCAGACTTTATGGTTTCGATCCCTCGTGGGTGATAATGGCCAACGGCTCAGACGAAGTGCTTAACAACCTGATCCGCGCATTTGCCTCGGAAGGGGAGGAGATAGCCTACGTCCATCCCTCATACTCATACTACGCGACGCTGGCCGAGGTGCAGGGGGCTAATGTCCGCACCTACCGTTTCAGCGAAGATTTCCGCGTCGCCGATTTCCCTGAAGTCTACACTGGAAAGATATTCTTCCTTACCACTCCGAATGCTCCCCTGGGGGTCGGCTTCCCCCTTTCCTACATCGAAGAACTTGCCCGTCGATGCAGCGGGATGCTGGTTCTTGACGAGACATATGCGGATTTCGCCGGGACTACTGCGCTGGAGCTGGTGAAAAAACATGAGAATGTTGTTGTCACTAGGACCCTCTCCAAGAGCTATTCTCTTGCCGGCATGCGGCTTGGGTTCGCCATCGCCCGGCCGGAGGTTATTTCAGCACTCGACAAGATCCGTGATCATTACAACCTCGACCGCTTGGCGCAGGCTGCGTGCGTGGCCGCATTGGAAGATCAGGATTATTTCCTCGAATGCATACGCAAGGTTCGCGAAACACGTGACTGGTTCACCACCGAGCTGCGGGGCCTCGGCTATGCAGTGATCGAGTCCAAAGGGAATTACGTCTTTGTCATGCCACCCGATGCAGATGGAAGGCGGGTGTATGACGGTCTTTTTCAGCGCAAGATCCTGGTTCGCCATTTTTCCGACCCGCTTCTTGTCCATGGTCTGCGCATATCCATCGGCACACGTGAGGAGATGGAGAAGACCCTGGAAGCATTGGGGGAAATAGGCTGAATTGATGTCGCACGATCTTTAACACGGCCTTTTGCACGGCAACCAAGGCTTTTGCTTCAGATCAGCAACCCAGCGCTGCGTCGTATAGGGAGACTAGCCGAGGACGGTTTATAGATGACGCAAAAGGTGCAACCTTCAATGGAGGGGATATGTCCCGACAGGCAAATATAGAACGTATTACAAAGGAAACGCAGATAAAGCTTTCCCTGGATATCGACGGCACCGGGCAGTCGAAGATCTGTACGTCGGTCCCGTTTCTCGACCACATGCTAGACCTCTTTGCGCGGCATGGGCTCTTCAACCTTGAAGTGGAAGCCTGCGGCGACATCGACATCGACTTTCACCACACGGTGGAGGATATCGGCATCGTCCTCGGCAGTGCCTTTCGTGAAGCTTTGGGTGACAAGAAGGGTATCCGCCGCTACGGCCAGGCCACGGTGCCAATGGATGAGACCCTTGCCAGTGCGGCGGTGGACCTCTCGGGCCGCCCTTACCTGGTGTACAACGTTCGGCTTCCCAAAGTGAAGATCGGGGACTTCGACGTGGAACTGGTGAGGGAGTTCTTTCAGGCTTTCGTCAACAACTCCTGCGCAAATCTGCACCTCAATGTGATGTACGGAGATAACGTGCACCATGTCGTGGAGGCATGCTTCAAGGCAGCCGCCCGTGCACTCGATACCGCGACCCAGATCGACACGCGGATCGAAGGTGTGATGTCGACAAAAGGGAAGCTGTAGGTCCCGCTACCACAGTGGCAAAGGCTGGAGCGATGAGAAAGATAGCGATTATAGATTACGGGATGGGGAACCTGCGCTCCGTGCAGAAGGGGTTCGAAAAAGTCGGTTTTGAAGCGACGGTGACTGCCGACCCGAAGCTGGTACTTGAAGCCGACAAGGTAGTCCTGCCGGGTGTCGGTGCATTTGCCGACTGCATGCGGAATCTGGAGCAGGGAGGCTTTGTCGATCCGCTTCTGAAGGTAATCCGGGAGGGCCGACCCTTTCTCGGTATCTGCCTCGGACTTCAATTACTCTTCACGGAAGGGGAGGAGTTTGGTGTGCACAGGGGGCTAGATGTCGTCCCTGGTCGGGTTGTGCGCTTTCCTGAAGGCATGAGCGAGAACGGGGAAAAGCTTGCGGTGCCTCACATGGGGTGGAACCAGCTTTCCTTCCGGCAGCGTCACGGCGTCTTTGAAGGGATCGAAGATGGTAAAAACGTCTACTTCGTTCACTCATATTATGTGCAGCCGGCGGAACAGTCGGTTGTCGCTACCACCACCGACTACGGCATCGAATTCTGCTCCTCCATCTGCAGGGACAATATCGTTGCGACCCAGTTTCACCCGGAGAAGTCCCAGGATGTGGGACTGCGGATACTGAGAAACTTTGCCGAGAGCAAGTTCTGAGAGACTAATCAATATCCTGAGGCACAGAGAAGATCTGACAGGTGTCGATTCGGCTGCCCGGCCGGTGTCATCACTTCTTCCCCCCTTTTTTATTTCTGTTGCTCTCTGATGAAAGGAATCAAGCCTTGATTGTAATTCCTGCTATTGACCTGAAGGAAGGAAAGTGCGTTCGCCTCGAGCAGGGGCTCATGGAGAAGGATACCGTCTTCTGCGACAAACCTGCCGAGCAGGCGCTGGAGTGGCAGCGCCAGGGGGGGGAGCTTCTGCATATCGTCGATCTTGATGGCGCATTCGCTGGCGAACCAAAAAATCGGGCATCCATAGAGAGTATAGTTAATGCCATATCGATACCGACGCAGCTTGGCGGAGGTATTCGTGATCTGGCCACCATCGAGGCGTACCTTTCCCTTGGTATCGGGCGGGTAATTCTCGGCACGGCGGCTCAACGTAATCCACAGCTCGTGAAGGACGCGTGCTCCCGGTTTCCCGGCAGGATAGTCGTCGGTATCGACGCCAAGAACGGGATGGTCGCTGTCCAGGGCTGGGCTGAGGTGACGGGGATCAGCGCCGTCGAACTCGCCCGAAAATTCGAAGGAGATGGCGTCGCAGCCATCATCTACACCGACATCAGCCGCGACGGGATGATGCAAGGGCCGAATATAGAGGCTACTAAAGCTTTGGCAGAAGCGATCTCCATTCCCGTTATCGCATCCGGCGGGGTTTCGAGCCTGGGAGATATAGAGCGGCTCCTTGCCATTGAGTCGTCGGGGATTTCCGGGGTGATTACCGGGAAGGCCATCTATAGCGGCGCTATCAATCTGGCAGAGGCAGTGGCGCTTACGAGAAAAGGCAGGTAGATGTAAAGGTAAGGCATCCTTCCTCGGGTTTTTCTCTACCTCTACCTTTACCTCTACCTGTGAATTTGGAGAATTCAATGCTTACCAAACGCATAATTCCCTGCCTCGATGTTAAGGGGGGGCGAGTCGTCAAGGGGGTACAGTTCCTTGAGCTAAGGGATGCAGGTGATCCCGTTGAGATCGCGGAAATGTACGATCGTCAGGGAGCCGATGAACTGACCTTTCTCGACATAACAGCTTCCTCCGACGAGCGAGATATCATCATAGACGTGGTTCGGCGGACTGCCGAGCGGGTATTCATGCCGCTTACTGTTGGTGGAGGAGTCCGGACGGTGGAGGACATTCGCCGGTTGCTCAATGCAGGAGCCGACAAGGTGTCGATCAACACTGCCGCGGTGCACCGTCCAGAGTTCGTGCGGGAGGCTGCGGAGCGGTTCGGCTCCCAGTGCACCGTTGTGGCGATAGATGCCCGTCGCGTGCCGGGCGAGGAGCGGTGGGAGGTTTATACTCATGGAGGCCGCAATGCTACCGGGATAGACGCCATTGAATGGGCAAGGCGGATGGAAAGCTATGGAGCGGGGGAAATTCTCCTAACCAGCATGGACCGTGACGGCACTAAGGATGGTTACGATATCGGGCTCACGAGGGGAATCGTCGATGCCGTTTCGATACCGGTAATAGCCTCCGGAGGGGTCGGCAATCTGGAACACCTGTACGACGGCTTTACTCGGGCGGGTGCCTCGGCATGTCTTGCCGCCTCTGTTTTTCACTACCGCGAATATACCATCCAGGAGGCAAAGGAGTATCTTCAGGAGAAGGGAGTAGCGGTAAGGATATGAACCAGCAAAACGACATTCTCTGCGCTCTTTATCAGGTGATAGAGGAGCGGAAGCGTTCAGGAGGGGAGTCTTCATATACGGCTTCCCTGTTCCAGAAGGGGCTCGACACTATCCTGAAGAAGCTTGGAGAAGAAGCAACTGAACTGGTCATTGCCGGCAAAGGGGGGGGGAGAGACGGCATCGTCTATGAGACAGCTGACCTTCTATTCCACACACTGGTGCTGCTCGGCTACTACGACATTCCTCCCGAGGAGATATTCACAGAATTGCGCCGCCGGTTTGGCACGTCGGGAATTCACGAGAAAAACTCACGGGAAAAGACAAAAGAGACTTGATAAATTGCAAATCTATGCTTGACTTTGTAGTCATGGGTGATATCATACGTTTTCTTTGAAAAATTTTATCCGGCCACCCTGTTGTTTAATAAAAAATTTACGTTACAGAAGGGGGGGGATTATGGATGCCGGGAATAAAGGTCAAAGAGGCTGAATCTTTCGAGCTAGTCCTGAAGAAATTCAAGAAGCAGTGCGAGAAGGCAGGTATTCTCTCGGAAATCCGCAAGCGCGAGCATTTCGAGAAGCCTAGCATCAAGCGGAAGAAAAAGGCTATTGCCGCCCGCAAGAGGGCATTGAAGAAACAGCGGAAAATGATGGAGTAGTATGTAATGTCGCTGCGGGAGAGGCTTGAAACTGAAATGAAGGGTGCAATGAAAGCACGGGATGACCTGAAGCTTTCTGCTATCCGACTTGTTCGTTCCGCAGTGAAGAATAAAGAAATAGATTCGAAGCGGGAGTTGGACGACCAAGGTATCACCGAGGTCGTCTCATCTCTTGTGAAGCAACGACGTGAGTCGATCCGGATGTTCGGTGAAGCCGGACGACAGGATCTGGTTGCGAAAGAAGAGCAGGAACTCGAAGTCCTTCTCAGTTTTCTTCCAAGGCAGATGTCCCGCGAAGAGCTGATAGAAGTAGTCATGCAGACCATAAATGAGTGCGGAGCGGCGGGCGCGAAGGATATGGGTCGGGTAATGAAGGCCCTACAGCCTCGTGTTGCCGGTCGTGCAGACGGCAAAGCCGTCAGCGATCTCGTCAGGGAAAAACTTTCCTGAGCTCCCAATCTCGTTGAACAGACCAGCGGCACCTACATATGGAAGCGGGGGCGATTCTCGATGATTGCCCCCTTCTTTTGCTTTTGGTGTTTAGCCGGGTGTAATGAATGAGCCTTGTTGACATCCTTATCTGGGCCGTTTTGCTGTTGTTTGTGGTGAAAGGTTTCATGAAAGGCTTGGTAAGGGAGGTGTGTTCGCTGCTCGGCCTGCTGGCAGGGGGCTGGGCCTCTTTCAGGTATTATCATTACCTCGCGGAGCTGCTCAGGCCCTTCATCCATCTTCCCCATAGCGTTGCACGCGCTCTCTCATTCATAGCAATATTTCTGGTCATCGGCCTGCTTTTCTACCTGTTCGGCCATCTGTTAACCATAATCTTCCGCATAATGCTTCTAGGCGGGATCAACCGCATAGGGGGAGTCTTCTTCGGGCTGCTCGAAGGAGCATTCATTCTATGCATGGTGCTCTATTTCGGAACAGCCGATCCTGTGCCTGAGCGAATAAGGAAGGCGATTTTGAAATCGAAGACAGCCCTGTCGTTCATCCGGGCGGGACGGGAGATGATCGCAGGGTGGGACAGTGCAGATGCGCGTAATAGGCTGTCTAACTGATGGGTGAAGCACAAGTGCCAAAATCAGGAAACGATGATACCGGACGATAAAGTCAAGGAAGTAAGCGAGAGGTCTTCGATCCTTGAAGTGGTTTCAGATTACGTCCACCTTCGCCGATCAGGAGCTAATTATCAGGGGCTCTGTCCGTTCCACGGCGAAAAGACGCCATCGTTCAACGTAAACCCAGGGCGGGGTATCTTCCACTGTTTCGGCTGCGGCGTAGGAGGTAATGTTTTCTCATTCATCATGAAGATGGAGGGGCTGGCATTTCCGGAGGCGGTAAAATTTCTTGCGAAACGCTCTGGGGTGGTGATCCAGGAACGGCCCTTGACGAGTTCCGAAAAACGGCGGCAGGACGAGAGGGAGACACTTTTCCGGATTAGTGAATTGTGCGCTCAATACTACCGTGAGGTTCTGCTGAAAGACCCGGCGGGAGAACCTGGGCGGCGCTACCTGGCAAAGCGAGGGGTGGATGCTGCAACAGCTGAATCCTACCGGCTCGGTTACGCCACCGACAGGTGGGACGGACTCGTCAGATTTCTGGAACAGAGGCACGTTTCTCTCGAAGCTGCGGAGAAACTTGGGGGTATACGCCGCAAGAGTGGAGGTTCTGGTTTCATCGATCTCTTCAGAAACCGCCTTATCTTCACCATAAGCGACCCGCATGGCCGTCCCATCGCCTTCGGTGCAAGGGTGCTGGACGACTCGCTCCCTAAATACATAAACTCCCCTGAATCTCCCATTTACCGGAAAGGGGATGTGCTTTTCGGCATTGATCTGGCCAAGCAGGCAATGCGCGAGAATGGCAGCGCAATCATCGTGGAGGGGTATTTCGATCACCTTGCGCTCTACCAGGCGGGGGTCAGAAATGCCGTCGCCACATGCGGCACTGCAATGACCGAAGGGCACGTAAAGCTTCTGCAGCGTTACGCCGGGAAGCTCTACACGCTTTTCGATTCCGACTCCGCCGGAAAGAAGGCAACTTTCAGGGCAATGGAGCTTCTCCTTGGAGAGAACCTTCCGGTAAGTGTTATCGAGTTGCCGGAAGGGGAGGATCCTGACAGCTTTATCCGAAGCGAAGGGCAGGAAGCCTTTGCGGCACGTATGGGAGCAGCTCGCCCTGTGCTTGATTTTTTTTTCCGCCATCTTCTCCGGCAGTCAGATACCGGTACGGTGGAGGGAAAAGTGCGGGTCGTCGCCGAGCTGGCCCCCCGGCTGGAAAAAGTCTCTGATGATGTGGAGAGGGCACTCTACGTCAGGGAAATAGCGCGTGTGTTGGGGATTGATGAGCGCCTTCTCCAGCAGAAACTTCGGAAGGGGGGGGTAGCCCCTGCCGATTTTTCCGTGCCACGGGAGAAGAGGCCGAAGGTCGATACCGAGGAGTTGCTCCTCGCTCTGATGGGTAAATATCCGGAAATTGCGGAAAAGGTGACGGAGTACGGGGTTCATCGGCTTTTTCAACCGGATCTGGCCACAGTTGCCGAGGCAGTTGCCGCCTCGGCGCTCACTCACGGAGAGGTGAATTGGCCCGACATCCTTGAACTGGTTGGTTCCCCGGAGGAGCGGAGCCGCCTGGCATCGTTTCTTGTTAAGGAAGATCAGCTTGATGGAGTGAATCCGCAGAAGATGTTCGAGGAACTGTGTGTAAGCCGGGAGCGGCGTGCCCTGAAGGAGATGGATCGGCTCAAGAAAGAGCTTGTGCGCGTAGAGCCGGGGAGCGAACGGTATGTTGAACTCCTGAGGGAGATCGACTCCTTGCGAAACAGGAAATCGCAATTACTATAGATAGACGAGAATGCACGAGGTGAAGTGAATGGCGAAGAAAAACATGGAAGAAGTGAAGCAGCTGATAGACCTTGGTAAGGAAAAA from Geobacter sp. DSM 9736 includes the following:
- a CDS encoding phosphoribosyl-ATP diphosphatase — protein: MNQQNDILCALYQVIEERKRSGGESSYTASLFQKGLDTILKKLGEEATELVIAGKGGGRDGIVYETADLLFHTLVLLGYYDIPPEEIFTELRRRFGTSGIHEKNSREKTKET
- the hisD gene encoding histidinol dehydrogenase; translated protein: MKFLQFSDSDFDAQFAAILSRSEETAKDVEQVVLDIIADVRTRGDAALLEYTRRFDRLEAESVTALQVSDEDIDYAFARVAEEEIAALKLAVERVARFHEKQKQETWLSTHESDILLGQMVTPLERVGIYVPGGKASYPSSVIMNAVPAKVAGVGEVVMVAPTPGGEINPHVLVAARLSGVDRIFRIGGAQAVAALAYGTACVPRVDKITGPGNIYVATAKKLVFGQVGIDMIAGPSEILVINDGSGNPAHLAADLLSQAEHDELASSILITTDRAFGEKVIEEVERQLKNLSRQQIARKSWDAFGVVIVAGNLDEAVAFSNRIAPEHLELAVNAPFELLPKIRNAGAVFLGHFTPEAAGDYLAGPNHTLPTGGTARFFSPLSVDDFIKKTSIVYFSEAGLNRLGRDIVRIAELEGLEAHGKSVSVRLKPESEKKGKS
- the dnaG gene encoding DNA primase, whose protein sequence is MIPDDKVKEVSERSSILEVVSDYVHLRRSGANYQGLCPFHGEKTPSFNVNPGRGIFHCFGCGVGGNVFSFIMKMEGLAFPEAVKFLAKRSGVVIQERPLTSSEKRRQDERETLFRISELCAQYYREVLLKDPAGEPGRRYLAKRGVDAATAESYRLGYATDRWDGLVRFLEQRHVSLEAAEKLGGIRRKSGGSGFIDLFRNRLIFTISDPHGRPIAFGARVLDDSLPKYINSPESPIYRKGDVLFGIDLAKQAMRENGSAIIVEGYFDHLALYQAGVRNAVATCGTAMTEGHVKLLQRYAGKLYTLFDSDSAGKKATFRAMELLLGENLPVSVIELPEGEDPDSFIRSEGQEAFAARMGAARPVLDFFFRHLLRQSDTGTVEGKVRVVAELAPRLEKVSDDVERALYVREIARVLGIDERLLQQKLRKGGVAPADFSVPREKRPKVDTEELLLALMGKYPEIAEKVTEYGVHRLFQPDLATVAEAVAASALTHGEVNWPDILELVGSPEERSRLASFLVKEDQLDGVNPQKMFEELCVSRERRALKEMDRLKKELVRVEPGSERYVELLREIDSLRNRKSQLL
- the hisH gene encoding imidazole glycerol phosphate synthase subunit HisH, which translates into the protein MRKIAIIDYGMGNLRSVQKGFEKVGFEATVTADPKLVLEADKVVLPGVGAFADCMRNLEQGGFVDPLLKVIREGRPFLGICLGLQLLFTEGEEFGVHRGLDVVPGRVVRFPEGMSENGEKLAVPHMGWNQLSFRQRHGVFEGIEDGKNVYFVHSYYVQPAEQSVVATTTDYGIEFCSSICRDNIVATQFHPEKSQDVGLRILRNFAESKF
- a CDS encoding CvpA family protein: MSLVDILIWAVLLLFVVKGFMKGLVREVCSLLGLLAGGWASFRYYHYLAELLRPFIHLPHSVARALSFIAIFLVIGLLFYLFGHLLTIIFRIMLLGGINRIGGVFFGLLEGAFILCMVLYFGTADPVPERIRKAILKSKTALSFIRAGREMIAGWDSADARNRLSN
- the hisB gene encoding imidazoleglycerol-phosphate dehydratase HisB — its product is MSRQANIERITKETQIKLSLDIDGTGQSKICTSVPFLDHMLDLFARHGLFNLEVEACGDIDIDFHHTVEDIGIVLGSAFREALGDKKGIRRYGQATVPMDETLASAAVDLSGRPYLVYNVRLPKVKIGDFDVELVREFFQAFVNNSCANLHLNVMYGDNVHHVVEACFKAAARALDTATQIDTRIEGVMSTKGKL
- a CDS encoding GatB/YqeY domain-containing protein: MSLRERLETEMKGAMKARDDLKLSAIRLVRSAVKNKEIDSKRELDDQGITEVVSSLVKQRRESIRMFGEAGRQDLVAKEEQELEVLLSFLPRQMSREELIEVVMQTINECGAAGAKDMGRVMKALQPRVAGRADGKAVSDLVREKLS
- the hisC gene encoding histidinol-phosphate transaminase, giving the protein MIPLRPNIAAMAGYVPGFQPEDESAYIKLNTNENCYPPSPKVVKAILDELGTDGSSLRRYPSASSGKLREVAGRLYGFDPSWVIMANGSDEVLNNLIRAFASEGEEIAYVHPSYSYYATLAEVQGANVRTYRFSEDFRVADFPEVYTGKIFFLTTPNAPLGVGFPLSYIEELARRCSGMLVLDETYADFAGTTALELVKKHENVVVTRTLSKSYSLAGMRLGFAIARPEVISALDKIRDHYNLDRLAQAACVAALEDQDYFLECIRKVRETRDWFTTELRGLGYAVIESKGNYVFVMPPDADGRRVYDGLFQRKILVRHFSDPLLVHGLRISIGTREEMEKTLEALGEIG
- the rpsU gene encoding 30S ribosomal protein S21, whose translation is MPGIKVKEAESFELVLKKFKKQCEKAGILSEIRKREHFEKPSIKRKKKAIAARKRALKKQRKMME
- the hisF gene encoding imidazole glycerol phosphate synthase subunit HisF codes for the protein MLTKRIIPCLDVKGGRVVKGVQFLELRDAGDPVEIAEMYDRQGADELTFLDITASSDERDIIIDVVRRTAERVFMPLTVGGGVRTVEDIRRLLNAGADKVSINTAAVHRPEFVREAAERFGSQCTVVAIDARRVPGEERWEVYTHGGRNATGIDAIEWARRMESYGAGEILLTSMDRDGTKDGYDIGLTRGIVDAVSIPVIASGGVGNLEHLYDGFTRAGASACLAASVFHYREYTIQEAKEYLQEKGVAVRI
- the hisG gene encoding ATP phosphoribosyltransferase yields the protein MTDYITIAIPKGRILHDSVALFKKIGIECDELLGDTRKLIFENPAQKMRYMIVRATDVPTYVEYGSADLGIVGKDTLLEQEKDLYEPLDLKFGYCRLMVAEPAELSRTDDPASWSNIRIATKYPNITEKYFGSKGIQVEIIKLYGSIELAPLVGLSERIVDLVSTGETLRQNGLVEVETIAEITTRLIVNRASLKTKHPRISEIIEGLEKHV
- the hisA gene encoding 1-(5-phosphoribosyl)-5-[(5-phosphoribosylamino)methylideneamino]imidazole-4-carboxamide isomerase — protein: MIVIPAIDLKEGKCVRLEQGLMEKDTVFCDKPAEQALEWQRQGGELLHIVDLDGAFAGEPKNRASIESIVNAISIPTQLGGGIRDLATIEAYLSLGIGRVILGTAAQRNPQLVKDACSRFPGRIVVGIDAKNGMVAVQGWAEVTGISAVELARKFEGDGVAAIIYTDISRDGMMQGPNIEATKALAEAISIPVIASGGVSSLGDIERLLAIESSGISGVITGKAIYSGAINLAEAVALTRKGR